In a genomic window of Acidimicrobiales bacterium:
- a CDS encoding DNA-formamidopyrimidine glycosylase family protein: MPELPEVEALVQFLDGRLKGQTIAKVELGAISALKTFDPPLDALHGRDVAGVGRRGKYLLFETASTGTSEPLWLVLHLARGGWVRWRDELPTSLVKPGKGPLALRARLATGAGFEVTEAGTEKRLAVWVVRSLEDVEPLARLGPEALDPAFDVGALETALAKGTTLKGALTDQEAIAGIGNAYSDDVLHAARLSPFKPAAKLTRPELQRLFDALVQVLTDAVERSEGLPAAGLKAEKRAGMRVHGRTGEPCPVCGDRVRQVAFATKSLQYCPTCQTGGRPLADRRLSRLLK, translated from the coding sequence GTGCCCGAGCTTCCCGAGGTGGAGGCCCTTGTTCAGTTCCTCGACGGCCGACTCAAGGGCCAGACGATCGCCAAGGTGGAGCTGGGCGCCATCTCCGCCCTGAAGACCTTCGACCCACCGCTCGACGCCCTTCACGGGCGGGACGTCGCGGGGGTTGGTCGACGTGGCAAGTACCTGCTCTTCGAGACTGCATCGACGGGCACCTCTGAGCCGCTCTGGCTGGTGCTGCACCTGGCGCGGGGTGGGTGGGTGCGATGGCGCGACGAGCTGCCGACGTCGTTGGTCAAGCCCGGGAAGGGGCCGCTGGCCCTGCGGGCGCGCCTCGCCACCGGCGCCGGCTTCGAGGTGACCGAGGCGGGCACGGAGAAGCGGCTCGCCGTCTGGGTGGTGCGGTCCCTCGAGGACGTCGAGCCGCTGGCCCGGCTGGGCCCCGAGGCCCTCGACCCCGCCTTCGACGTGGGCGCCCTCGAGACGGCCCTGGCGAAAGGAACGACGCTCAAGGGAGCCCTCACGGACCAGGAGGCCATCGCCGGGATCGGCAACGCCTATTCGGACGACGTGCTGCACGCGGCCCGGCTGTCGCCGTTCAAGCCGGCGGCCAAGCTCACCCGACCGGAGCTGCAGCGGCTGTTCGACGCGTTGGTCCAGGTGCTGACGGATGCGGTCGAGCGATCGGAGGGCCTGCCGGCAGCGGGACTCAAGGCCGAGAAGCGAGCGGGCATGCGGGTCCACGGGCGTACCGGCGAGCCCTGCCCGGTCTGTGGCGACCGCGTCCGGCAGGTGGCTTTCGCGACGAAGTCGCTGCAGTACTGCCCGACGTGCCAGACGGGCGGCCGACCGCTTGCCGATCGCCGGCTCTCCCGCCTGCTCAAGTAG
- the dut gene encoding dUTP diphosphatase: MIDVAVRRLDPELPLPTYARTGDAGADLVAREDATLQSGGGRALVPTGVALAIPDGFAGFVQPRSGLALAHGVTCLNTPGLIDAGYRDEIRVLLVNTDPSTVYRVHRGDRIAQLVIQRVEAAGFRPVEQLPQSQRGTGGFGHTGR, from the coding sequence GTGATCGACGTGGCCGTCAGGCGGCTCGACCCTGAGCTGCCCCTTCCCACCTACGCCCGCACCGGCGACGCCGGCGCCGACCTGGTGGCGCGGGAGGATGCCACGCTGCAGTCCGGTGGCGGTCGCGCTCTCGTGCCGACCGGCGTGGCCCTGGCCATTCCCGACGGCTTTGCAGGGTTCGTCCAGCCCCGCAGCGGGCTGGCTCTCGCCCACGGGGTGACCTGCCTCAACACACCGGGCCTCATCGATGCCGGCTACCGAGACGAGATCCGGGTCCTGCTCGTCAACACCGATCCCAGCACCGTCTACCGCGTGCACCGTGGCGACCGCATCGCCCAGCTGGTGATCCAGCGGGTCGAGGCGGCGGGGTTCCGTCCGGTTGAGCAGCTGCCGCAGAGCCAGCGTGGCACCGGTGGCTTCGGCCACACGGGCCGCTGA